The Deinococcus depolymerans nucleotide sequence GTCGCGCCGGAAGGCACCCGCAGCGGCGGGCAGTACTGGAAGACCGGCTTCTACTACATGGCGCTCGAGGCGAAGGTGCCGATCGGCGTGACGGCCCTCGACTGGAAGCGGCGGCGGGTGGGCATCATCGGGTACGTCATGCCGACCGGGGACATCGAGGCGGATTTCGCTGTGATCCGCGAGATGCTGCGTGACGTGCGGGGCCACACGCCCGCCAACGAGATTCCGGCGTTCCCGCGGCCTGCCAGCGCGGGCGGGCCGGGCCGCACCTGACGGTCAGGCCGGGGGGAGGTCAGGATCGGGGTCGGGCGCGCCGTCCTCGTGGCCCTTCAGGCCGCGGATTTCCTCGATGAAGCGTTCAAGGCTGTCGAAATCCCGGTAGACGGAGGCGAAACGGATGTACGCCACGTCGTCCAGGGGACGCAGGAAGGTCATGGCGCGCCGGCCGATCTCGGTGGCGGGAATCTCGGCGGTCTGCACCTCGTCCTCGAATCCGTACGCGAAGGCGCGCAGGGCAGCCGGGTCGACCGGGCGTTTCTCGCTGGCGAGTGTCAGGCCGCGCAGCAGTTTGTCCGGGTTGAAGGCCTCGCGCGGGCCACTGCGCTTGATGACCATCAGCGGTTCGAGTTGCGCGCGTTCGTACGTGGTGAAACGCCGCGCGCAGTTCAGGCATTCGCGGCGGCGTCGGATGCTGGCCCCGTCGTCACTGGGCCGGGAGTTCACGACCTTGCTGTCCGGCGCCGAACAGTACGGGCATCTCACAGCGGGTAGGCGTCCAGGGCGCGCATTTTCGGAATGGGCGGCATGGGGACGTCCATCACGTTGCCGCGCAGGTGGGTCATGCCGGGCGTGGCGAGGGCCAGCACGGCGGCGCTCAGGGGCCGGTCGAGGCTGTCGTCGCCGCTGCTGGCGCGGCCCGGCAGCAGCAGGTTCAGGCGCAGGTCCTCGGTGTGGGCCTGCTCGACGAGGCCGCGCAGCGCGCCGCGTTGCGGGTGGACCTGCAGGCCGCGCTCGTCGAGGTGCGGGCCGACGATGGTGAGCCACGAGCCGGGCTGGCGGCGGCGGATGACCTGCGTGATGGCGACGCTGCTTTTCACGTTGCAGTTGAACAGGTCCATCCACTCGTTCTCGCTCAGGGACGTGAATTCAGTGTGGGCGCGTTTGTCGGCCAGGTGGACGGTGCCGTGCAGCACGCCGAAGATCTCCATGATGCGGGTGTAGGCGCTGATCCAGTCGAGAGGCACGCCCACGTCGGCCTTCATGGGGATGGCGTGTCCGCCGGCATGTTCGAGTTGACTGGCGGCGGCGGCCAGGGTCTCGCTGTTGTTACCGATCAGGACGACGCTGGCCCCGGCGCGTGCCAGGGCGGCGCTGATGGAGCGCCCGTAGCCCTGGTCGGCGCTGGTGACGGCGATCACTTGACCGTTCAGCACCTCCCCGAGGGTCACCTGGGGTCCGGTCGCGGGCGTGAACTGCTGCGTCATACCCTTCAGCATAGAGCATCGGCCCGCCGGGTCGCCGCGGCGGGTCAGCCGGTCCGGGGCAGGGGTTTGAGTGCGTCCAGGGGCGGGTTGCTGGCCCGGTGGCCGCGGCCGCAGGGATGGCACCAGTAGCCCTGGTCACCGTCGCGCAGGTCGTGCAGGGTCAGAGGCGCGGCGCAGTGGGGACAGACGTGCATCAGGCCGCGTCCACTGGACGGCAAAGGATCAGCCTGCTTACGAAATTGACGCTTCATATTACGATGATAACAGAGCACGGTCGGGTGTCATGCGGACTCGCATTGAATGGCTTACAAAGCCGTTCAATCCGAGCGGAGCGAGCAGGAGAGAAACGGATTCCGGACGTGGAGTTGGCAGATCGGTGGTGTTCCGATCTGTCAACGAAACAAACGGAGTCCGTATCATACGGCCCGCCGTCCGTTCCGCCCTCCACCCGGAACACCACCGGGTTGCCAACGCCAGGCCCGGCAGCCCGCTCCGCTCCTCCGCTGCGGGGCCGCTCTGCGAGTCACCTCCGCCCCGATTGAACGTGTCTGCAACCCATTCAACCGGAGTCCGTATCAAATACCGGTCCCACAGCCCCCACAGGCAGGCGGCGCCCCCCACTCCCCGGGGAACGCCGCCCGGCCCACCCGGCCTACAGGTCAGGCTCGTCGCTGAACTCGGGTTCTCCCCGCACCGCCGCGACCGGATCCCCCACCCGCCGCCGCTTGCGCAGCATCGCCGGTTCCTTGTCCAGATTGAACACGAAATGCCGCGGCCGACGCTCCCGCAACCACGTCTCCAGCGCCACCAGCCGCGGCCGGAACCGGATGAACTCCCGCAACTGCCGGATCGGCACGAAGCGCGCCTCCTGCACGTCCCGGTCCGGGTCACGCGGCTCCAGCTTCCCGCCCACCTCACGCCCGGTATAGAAGAACTGCAGGTGATGTCCCCACGTCACCGCCTGGAACTCCACGATGAACGCCAGGTCCCGCAACTCCACGACCAACCCCGTCTCCTCGAAGGTCTCGCGGCGCGCACCGTCCTGCACCAGCTCACCGGACTCCAGGCCACCCTTGGGCAGCGACCAGCGGCCCCGCTCCCGCACCAGCAGGATCTCGTCGCCGCGCAGCACGATGCACCCCACCCCGATGCGCGGGTCCGCCAGCGGCCGCTTCTGCCCGCGCTTGCTCGGCGCGGCCGGCGTGGGCACCGCCGTGGTGTTCGTCACCTGACCCGGCCGGGGCTGCGCGGGCGAACTCCCGCCCCGCCGCCGCCTGCGCCTGCGCTGCCCGCCCGCCTGACCTGCCGTCTTCGCCTGATCCTCCGCCATTACACTCCCTCCGGCGCAAGATCATTGAACCGTACGTGCGAACTGTGAAACTGCAACTTCACCGTGCCGACCGGCCCGTTACGCTGCTTCCCGATAATGATCTCCGCGATGCCCTGCTGATCCGTTTCCTTGTTGTAGTACTCGTCGCGGTAGATGAACATCACGATGTCCGCGTCCTGCTCGATCGCTCCCGACTCACGCAGGTCCGACAGCATCGGCCGGTGGTTCGGCCGCTGCTCGACCGCACGTGACAGCTGCGACAGCACGATGATCGGCACCTCCATCTCACGCGCCAGACCCTTCAGACCACGCGAAATGGTACTGATCTCCTGCTGCCGGTTATCACTGCCGCCACTGCTCTTGCCGCCCGACATGAGCTGCAGGTAATCGATCACCACCAACCCCAGCTGCCCGTGCTGCGCCGCGATCCGCCGCAGCTTGCTGCGCAGGCCGTTCAGCGTCAGGTCCGCCTCGTCGTCAATGATCATCGGCGCGTCCGCCAGGCGACCCGCCGCGTGCGCCAGCCGCTCGAAATCACGCTCGTTCAGCTGCCCGCTCCGGATGCGGTTCATGTCCACCCGCGCCTCACTGCACAGCATGCGCAGCGCCAGCTGCACCGCCGGCATCTCCAGACTGAACACCGCGACCGCCTTCTCACCCCGCAACGCCACGTTCTGCGCGATGGACAGCGCGAACGCCGTCTTCCCCATCGACGGACGGGCCGCCAGAACGTTCAGGCTGCCCTTCTGCAGGCCACTGATCTGCTCGTCCAGATCACGGAAACCGCTGCTCACGCCGTCCGGAATGCCCTTGTTCTGGTGCAGCAGCGTGATGTACTCGAAGGTCTCCGTGACGACCTCGTTCATCGCCTGGTACGCCTCGCCCTTCTTCTTCTGCTCGGCCACCTCGAAGATCATCTTCTCTGCGCGGTCCAGCAGGTCCTCCAGCGGCAACTGCCCCTCGTACGCCAGCTGCATGGCCTTCCCGGACGCGCTGATCAGCGCCCGCAACGTGTGCTTCTCCTGCACGATCCGCGCGTAATGCTCCGCGTACGCCGCCGTGGGCACCTGATCCGACAGACCGATCAGGTACGCCAGGCCACCCACCTCGTCCAGCTGCCCCTTCACGCGCAGGTCCTCGCTGAGCGTCACGAGGTCCACCGGCTCACCCCGCTCCTGCAGGGTGCGCATGGCCGTGAAGATCTTCCGGTGCCCCTCGCGGTAGAACATCTCCGGAGTGACCGAATCCCCCAGCTGATTCAGGGTGTCGTTGTCGAGCAGAATGCTGCCCAGCACGCTGATCTCAGCGTCGTTACTGTGCGGCGGAACGCGCGGCGTGAGTTCCAAGACAAGCCTCTCTTCCGGCACGCGACGCGCGCCACGGCCCCCGCAGGAAACCCAGCGCCGCGCACGCGACCACAAATTCAAGTAAGTGTGGGGACGAAAGCGCCCCATTCGCCCGGGCAGACCAACACACCCCGGCTGAACTGCCCAGCAGCATAGCACCCCAGCTCCCCCGCACGGCAGCCTGCCGGATTCCACCTGTGTCCCTGCCGGATCCGCGCAGCTCCGGTCCGTCAATTCCACGCCCGGAACCGGCCGCCCCCCCACACCACTACCCCACGGCGCACGTCCCCACCCACCTGACCGCCAGCACAACCCCGACAGTGGCCGCCACTGACACAGACCGCTGTCTGTTCCCATGGCAACCCGCCCACGCGCCGAACTGCCAACGCCACACCCGTCAGTCCGCCGGGCTCCCAGTCACTCTGCGGCGCCGCTCCGCGCGTCCGCCTGACACAACCTTACACACCCCACACACAGTTCAAGATCACAAAAAAAACACCACCAGCACAATCAAATCCCCCACCACGCCCGGCCACGCCGAACGTCACACAGAACGCAATTCCGTAAGACTCCTGTGAGAAACCCAGCCGTACCTTGAATACAAGCAAGGACGGGAGACACCCGCACCTGCCACAGCCATACGCAGGCAGGACCGGCCCCATACATACCTCAACCGGACCCGCCGCACCCAGGAGAACAGCATGAAAAACAGCACCCAGGGCTTCACCCTCATCGAGCTGCTCATCGTCATCGCCATCATCGGCATCCTCGCCGCCGTCCTGATCCCCAACCTGCTCGGCGCCCAGAAACGCGCGTACGACACTGCCGCCAGCGCCTGCGCCAACGAGATCAAGAACAAAGAAGCGCTCTACCTGATCGACAAAAACACCTACGCCACGAAAGCTGAACTCACTGGCGATTACGCTCCCAACTGCGACAGCAAGGTCACCTGGACGCAGGTTGGAACCCCTACTGCTACCGCCTTCCAGTTCACCACCACGCACGCTGATGGCACGAAGACCTACACCATCACCAACACCGCCCTGACGAACGCCGCGAAGAGCTAAAATTCCAATACACAGAGCCCCCGTCCTCGGATGGGGGCTCTGTCATAGGCACTTATGCATCAGAACGGATTTACCCTAATAGAATTGCTGATCGTCATCGCCATCATTGGTCTTCTGGCAGCTGTCCTTATTCCCAGTATCCTGGGTGCGCAGAGTCGTGGTTACGATACCGCCGCTTTGGGTTGTGCTAACGAGATCAAGAGTAAACAGGCTATGTTTCTCATTGATGAGAGAAGGTACGCCACCCTGGCCGAACTGACAGGTCAATACCAGCCAGGATGCGTCGCAGAAGTGAGCGTGCAGGAGATAAGTACCCCAAGCTCTGTGAGCTATGAGATATCCACTCAGCATAAGAACGGCTCAAAAATGTATATAATTTCGAACAAAGAGCTTTTGACGGCCAAGTGATTCCCGACCAGCATCGCGTTTTATGCTTGAATACTCCTGGTATGACGAGAAATTCCAACATAGAATTGAAGAATCCACTACACCTTCTCACAATCTGTCTAGCTACCCTGCTGCTTATCATAAATCCAGGAGTTTACCTCGAAACGGATCCAATATATCTTGATCCCAAAGATATCACATTAAAATACCTAATTCTTCCATCTAGCGTTTATGCCATATACTTAACGCGCAGAGCCATGCCTTCCGGAATAGCTCTGCGCCTACTGCTTCTGCTTGGAACTTGGCTCATTTTACTACTCATACTTACAAAATTTTCCTCAGAGCTTTGGATAGGTCCATCCGATCGACGTGATGGCGTTTTCAGTCACCTCATATATATTTCCGTCGCCTTGGCTGGGTTGTTTGTCGCCACTTCCGACACGAAGCTTTCGCGTCAAAACTACAGATATCTAAGCGTCGCCGCAGTTGCCGCTTCGCTTTTTGCTGTTTCACAGCAACTCGGATTGCTGGGCGTGCCGGGCATGGATCTTCCCGGTACTTCTGCCACGGTGGCAGGCGGCACCCTGGGCAATCGGGGTTATATGGGCGGAGCGCTTGCACTACTCCTGCCCCTCAGTATCTGGCTGGCGAGAAACCGTCCAGGTCTGTGGTCGTATGCAGGTCTGATCATTGTGACCTGGGGTCTAAGCGCAACAGTGACTCGAGGCGCATGGATTGCAGGACTGGCGGGCGTATGTGTTCTGTGGATCACCCGTCAGCTTACGTTGAAGGTCATCCTGATGCTGTTTACCGGGATAGCACTCTCACTAGCAGCAGCCTTTTTTCTGCCTGACGCACCCGTACGATCTTTTTCAGGCAGTTCCCCCGCAGCTATCCTGACTGACAACTCTGGACGCACAGTCCTGTACCGATCAGCCCTTATAGGAATCACCGAACGCCCTCTGTTGGGCTGGGGCGGGAATGCGCTATGGAAGGTGATGGCAGAGCGTTCTGATCAAGAGCTGCTCGCAGAGGGGGGGGCACCTGCGCATGTCCGTGCAGAGCGGAGAGATTTCGGTGTAAATGCTCCTCCCAGTTTCATTCTGACCTTGCCGACAGGCGAGAAACATTGGTTCTTTCTCTCCGTGAATAAAGTCCATAACGAGTATCTCGACTATGCCTTGACTTATGGCATTCCTGCGGCTGTACTTTTTACCCTATTGCTGGGGTATGGCATCTGGAACGCATGGACGACAGCACCGGTTCTGTCCGCCTGTCTGGTCGCTTACGGCGTCTACTTGTTGACCTGGCCTGAGGTGATCCGGTTTGCACCGATAGCGTGGTTCCTGCTTGGCCTCGCTCTGGCACAGCGCCGTGGCGTTACAGTCGAGACATGACCTACTCCGCCCTGAAAGAATGGGATACCCAGTCCCGCCTCCTGACCGCTGGTTCCCTGTCGCTGCTCGTCCGGAAGGGGGGGATCATGGAGACGCATGAGGGGTTTGAGGTAGAGCACCGGTCGTTCCTTCTCTACCCCACCTTTCTGCACCAGAATCCGGCGGAGCTTCAGCCGCAGTATCAGTCGCTGCTGCGTGATGATCCGCAGCCGGGCG carries:
- a CDS encoding SDR family NAD(P)-dependent oxidoreductase; translated protein: MTQQFTPATGPQVTLGEVLNGQVIAVTSADQGYGRSISAALARAGASVVLIGNNSETLAAAASQLEHAGGHAIPMKADVGVPLDWISAYTRIMEIFGVLHGTVHLADKRAHTEFTSLSENEWMDLFNCNVKSSVAITQVIRRRQPGSWLTIVGPHLDERGLQVHPQRGALRGLVEQAHTEDLRLNLLLPGRASSGDDSLDRPLSAAVLALATPGMTHLRGNVMDVPMPPIPKMRALDAYPL
- the nrdR gene encoding transcriptional regulator NrdR; amino-acid sequence: MRCPYCSAPDSKVVNSRPSDDGASIRRRRECLNCARRFTTYERAQLEPLMVIKRSGPREAFNPDKLLRGLTLASEKRPVDPAALRAFAYGFEDEVQTAEIPATEIGRRAMTFLRPLDDVAYIRFASVYRDFDSLERFIEEIRGLKGHEDGAPDPDPDLPPA
- a CDS encoding NUDIX hydrolase, with the translated sequence MAEDQAKTAGQAGGQRRRRRRRGGSSPAQPRPGQVTNTTAVPTPAAPSKRGQKRPLADPRIGVGCIVLRGDEILLVRERGRWSLPKGGLESGELVQDGARRETFEETGLVVELRDLAFIVEFQAVTWGHHLQFFYTGREVGGKLEPRDPDRDVQEARFVPIRQLREFIRFRPRLVALETWLRERRPRHFVFNLDKEPAMLRKRRRVGDPVAAVRGEPEFSDEPDL
- a CDS encoding type II secretion system protein, which codes for MKNSTQGFTLIELLIVIAIIGILAAVLIPNLLGAQKRAYDTAASACANEIKNKEALYLIDKNTYATKAELTGDYAPNCDSKVTWTQVGTPTATAFQFTTTHADGTKTYTITNTALTNAAKS
- a CDS encoding O-antigen ligase family protein, with translation MTRNSNIELKNPLHLLTICLATLLLIINPGVYLETDPIYLDPKDITLKYLILPSSVYAIYLTRRAMPSGIALRLLLLLGTWLILLLILTKFSSELWIGPSDRRDGVFSHLIYISVALAGLFVATSDTKLSRQNYRYLSVAAVAASLFAVSQQLGLLGVPGMDLPGTSATVAGGTLGNRGYMGGALALLLPLSIWLARNRPGLWSYAGLIIVTWGLSATVTRGAWIAGLAGVCVLWITRQLTLKVILMLFTGIALSLAAAFFLPDAPVRSFSGSSPAAILTDNSGRTVLYRSALIGITERPLLGWGGNALWKVMAERSDQELLAEGGAPAHVRAERRDFGVNAPPSFILTLPTGEKHWFFLSVNKVHNEYLDYALTYGIPAAVLFTLLLGYGIWNAWTTAPVLSACLVAYGVYLLTWPEVIRFAPIAWFLLGLALAQRRGVTVET
- a CDS encoding type IV pilin protein translates to MLIVIAIIGLLAAVLIPSILGAQSRGYDTAALGCANEIKSKQAMFLIDERRYATLAELTGQYQPGCVAEVSVQEISTPSSVSYEISTQHKNGSKMYIISNKELLTAK
- the dnaB gene encoding replicative DNA helicase — protein: MELTPRVPPHSNDAEISVLGSILLDNDTLNQLGDSVTPEMFYREGHRKIFTAMRTLQERGEPVDLVTLSEDLRVKGQLDEVGGLAYLIGLSDQVPTAAYAEHYARIVQEKHTLRALISASGKAMQLAYEGQLPLEDLLDRAEKMIFEVAEQKKKGEAYQAMNEVVTETFEYITLLHQNKGIPDGVSSGFRDLDEQISGLQKGSLNVLAARPSMGKTAFALSIAQNVALRGEKAVAVFSLEMPAVQLALRMLCSEARVDMNRIRSGQLNERDFERLAHAAGRLADAPMIIDDEADLTLNGLRSKLRRIAAQHGQLGLVVIDYLQLMSGGKSSGGSDNRQQEISTISRGLKGLAREMEVPIIVLSQLSRAVEQRPNHRPMLSDLRESGAIEQDADIVMFIYRDEYYNKETDQQGIAEIIIGKQRNGPVGTVKLQFHSSHVRFNDLAPEGV